Proteins encoded within one genomic window of Bacillus thuringiensis:
- a CDS encoding NIPSNAP family protein: MFYRRKYYMVKNEFVEIFNEHFNNTNLPNQLKYGSRLIGRWMKDNNDGTTEVFAIWEYDSYEQYKEIESKIRSDEKHIRRIHEWYEKHGGKEYVLQEYIVEMKNEELICTVK, from the coding sequence ATGTTTTACAGAAGAAAGTACTATATGGTAAAGAATGAATTTGTAGAAATATTTAATGAGCATTTTAATAACACGAATTTACCTAATCAGTTAAAGTATGGTTCCAGGCTAATAGGACGCTGGATGAAAGATAATAATGATGGTACAACTGAAGTGTTTGCTATATGGGAATATGATAGTTATGAACAGTATAAAGAAATAGAATCAAAAATTAGAAGTGACGAGAAACATATTAGAAGAATACATGAATGGTATGAAAAACATGGCGGGAAAGAGTATGTTTTACAGGAGTACATAGTAGAGATGAAAAATGAAGAGTTAATATGTACTGTAAAGTGA
- a CDS encoding sigma-54-dependent Fis family transcriptional regulator, with translation MLASPFYLHTWKKFVDEGVLDSNRINERILESWHRCKQANVNPHMNKGQKILSSNFFQDQKKKSEIFLDIAIPQIQNMRKTIDDLQMMALLIDPDGYVLSLSGNQQTLKRAKHINFIEGVKWTEAAVGTNAIGTALEIEEAIMISGTEHYSVASHSWSCAAAPIHNDDGKLIGVLDFSCPIEFSHPYMLGMVTSIAHAIERECSIRVHQNELHLIHRFLDVIDSNEQVVICNHRDVIVSASKKVRERVCNWSRMKLEDLMHYGLKTKLEVPVYSSDRMIGKCIYVKENKQEKLFSTSPFINGITFPGVIGTSDAFQHTLEEIKLVSPTDASVYVCGETGVGKEYVARAIHENSPRKNGPFIAVNCGSLPKELMESELFGYAEGAFTGARRQGYKGKFEQADGGTIFLDEIGEVPPEMQVALLRVLQERTVTPIGSSKEVQVNIRIITATHKDLLRLVEEGKFRQDLYYRLHVYPLYVPSLIERKEDIPYFIKHFCERTNWNVVFPKSICNQFYQHTWPGNIRELLNVLERIYILSQGREICEKQISFLLQTMMGNQHQLALQAENKTENALNFREKIQRDSMVEALEKTNGNVSLAAKLLDVPRSTFYKRMQKYKL, from the coding sequence ATGTTAGCTTCACCGTTTTACTTACATACATGGAAAAAGTTTGTTGATGAAGGAGTCCTTGATTCGAATCGTATAAACGAAAGAATTTTAGAATCATGGCATCGATGTAAACAAGCAAATGTGAATCCTCATATGAATAAAGGTCAGAAAATTTTGTCTTCTAATTTTTTTCAAGATCAAAAGAAAAAGAGTGAAATCTTCCTAGATATAGCAATACCTCAAATACAAAATATGAGAAAAACCATTGATGATCTCCAAATGATGGCATTATTAATTGATCCAGACGGTTACGTTCTATCGTTAAGTGGAAATCAACAAACGTTGAAACGAGCAAAACATATTAATTTCATTGAAGGTGTGAAATGGACGGAAGCAGCTGTTGGTACAAATGCGATAGGGACAGCGTTAGAGATTGAAGAGGCTATTATGATAAGTGGTACAGAGCATTACTCTGTCGCATCCCATAGCTGGAGCTGTGCGGCCGCTCCCATCCATAATGATGATGGGAAATTAATTGGTGTTCTAGATTTCTCCTGTCCAATTGAATTTTCACATCCATATATGCTTGGAATGGTAACTTCGATTGCACATGCAATTGAACGTGAATGTAGTATTCGTGTACATCAAAACGAACTGCATTTAATCCATCGTTTTTTAGATGTAATTGATAGTAATGAACAAGTTGTAATTTGTAATCATCGTGATGTTATCGTTTCTGCGAGCAAGAAGGTTCGAGAACGAGTATGTAATTGGTCACGAATGAAACTTGAAGATTTAATGCACTATGGATTGAAAACTAAATTGGAAGTTCCAGTATACAGTAGTGATAGAATGATTGGGAAATGTATTTATGTAAAGGAAAATAAACAAGAAAAATTATTTTCAACTTCCCCATTTATAAATGGAATCACTTTCCCTGGAGTTATTGGGACAAGCGATGCATTTCAACATACTTTAGAAGAAATTAAGCTTGTATCTCCAACTGACGCTAGTGTATATGTGTGCGGGGAAACAGGTGTAGGGAAAGAATATGTTGCGAGAGCGATTCATGAAAATAGTCCAAGAAAAAATGGTCCTTTTATAGCTGTTAACTGCGGTTCATTACCGAAAGAATTAATGGAAAGTGAACTATTTGGTTATGCTGAAGGAGCGTTTACAGGTGCGCGGCGCCAAGGATATAAAGGGAAATTCGAACAAGCAGACGGAGGAACAATATTTTTAGATGAAATTGGTGAAGTGCCGCCAGAGATGCAAGTAGCATTATTGCGTGTTTTACAAGAACGAACAGTAACCCCAATCGGCAGTTCAAAAGAGGTACAGGTAAATATTCGTATTATTACTGCGACACATAAAGATTTATTGCGATTAGTAGAAGAAGGGAAATTCCGTCAAGATTTATATTATCGTTTACATGTTTATCCGTTATATGTTCCATCGTTAATAGAAAGAAAAGAGGATATTCCGTACTTTATAAAACATTTTTGTGAACGAACGAATTGGAATGTGGTATTTCCAAAAAGTATTTGTAATCAATTTTATCAGCATACGTGGCCCGGAAATATTCGAGAATTATTAAATGTATTAGAACGCATTTACATTTTGTCGCAAGGACGGGAAATATGCGAAAAACAAATCTCTTTTTTATTACAAACAATGATGGGAAATCAACACCAACTTGCATTGCAAGCAGAAAATAAAACAGAGAACGCATTAAATTTCCGTGAAAAAATACAACGTGATAGTATGGTTGAAGCGCTAGAAAAGACGAATGGAAATGTTTCCTTGGCTGCAAAACTTTTAGATGTACCTCGAAGTACATTTTATAAACGAATGCAAAAATATAAGTTATAA
- a CDS encoding TetR/AcrR family transcriptional regulator yields the protein MKNTTLSSRKHRSLETKKKLLHSGYTNFIHNGFQKTTITQIIKHAETGYGTAYVYFKNKDDLLIVLMEDVMNQFYNIAERSFSPQTKEEAHNMIQNQVRAFLQLAEKERAILQVVEEAIGLSKDIRQKWDEIRGRFISSIAQDITYSQKSGLAQTELNKEIVARAWFAMNEMFLWTIVQHNTEVELEEIVYTLTEMYTTGLYT from the coding sequence TTGAAAAACACTACTCTTTCATCAAGAAAACACCGCTCCTTAGAAACAAAGAAAAAACTTTTACACTCTGGTTATACGAATTTTATACATAACGGATTTCAAAAAACGACAATCACTCAAATTATTAAACATGCAGAAACTGGTTATGGAACAGCATATGTATACTTTAAAAACAAAGATGATCTCCTTATCGTTTTAATGGAAGATGTCATGAATCAATTTTATAATATTGCTGAGCGCTCCTTTTCCCCTCAAACAAAAGAAGAAGCACATAATATGATTCAAAACCAAGTAAGAGCATTCCTACAACTAGCAGAGAAAGAACGAGCTATTTTACAAGTTGTAGAAGAAGCGATCGGGTTATCAAAAGATATACGTCAAAAATGGGATGAGATTCGAGGACGATTTATAAGCAGTATTGCGCAGGATATTACGTACTCTCAAAAAAGTGGATTAGCACAAACTGAATTAAATAAAGAAATTGTAGCGCGTGCTTGGTTCGCTATGAATGAGATGTTTCTTTGGACGATTGTGCAACATAACACAGAGGTAGAACTAGAAGAAATAGTATATACGTTAACTGAAATGTATACGACGGGGTTGTATACATAG
- a CDS encoding class I SAM-dependent methyltransferase has product MNNFWNDRYKSDEYFYGEEPNAFIKEQVFRLTNHNKVIAFAEGEGRNAVFLARQGHKVTAIDYSKDGLEKTKKLAMKHNVDVHTKKVDLLADSLPVNEYDAAIMVFGHFHNDHKKMVLDKMIQTIKPGGLILFEVYSNKQINYGTGGPKDIEMLYDPIDILTWCEKHKVIHFFNGEQERVEGKGHTGLANVIQVVISK; this is encoded by the coding sequence ATGAATAATTTTTGGAATGATCGATATAAATCAGATGAATATTTTTATGGGGAAGAACCTAATGCATTTATTAAAGAACAAGTATTTCGTTTAACAAATCACAATAAAGTAATAGCTTTCGCAGAGGGAGAAGGTAGAAATGCTGTATTTCTAGCAAGACAAGGACATAAAGTGACAGCTATTGATTATTCGAAAGATGGATTAGAAAAGACAAAAAAATTAGCCATGAAGCATAACGTAGACGTACACACAAAAAAAGTAGATTTATTAGCTGATAGTTTGCCAGTAAATGAATATGATGCGGCAATTATGGTATTTGGACATTTTCATAATGATCATAAAAAAATGGTATTAGATAAAATGATACAAACGATAAAGCCTGGTGGATTAATACTGTTTGAAGTTTACTCAAACAAACAAATAAATTACGGTACTGGTGGGCCAAAAGATATTGAGATGCTGTATGATCCAATTGATATCCTTACTTGGTGTGAAAAACATAAGGTAATTCATTTCTTTAATGGGGAGCAAGAGCGAGTTGAAGGGAAAGGGCACACTGGATTAGCTAATGTAATTCAAGTTGTTATTAGCAAATAA
- the lpdA gene encoding dihydrolipoyl dehydrogenase, translating to MSKLVVIGGGPAGYVAAITAAQNRKDVILIDEADLGGTCLNVGCMPTKSLLESAEVHDIVRKANHYGVTLNTGSISIDWKHMQARKSQIVSQLVQGIQYLMKKNKIKVIQGKAKFETDHRVRVTYGDKEEVVDGEQFIIAVGSEPTELPFAPFDGKWILNSSHAMSIDHIPKSLLIVGGGVIGCEFASIYSRLGTKVTIVEMAPQLLPGEDQDIANILREKLENDGVEIFTGAALKGLNNYKKQASFEYEGSIQEINPEFVLVSVGRKPRVQQLDLEKAGIQFSNKGISVNEHMQTNISHIYAAGDVIGGIQLAHVAFHEGTTAALHASGEDVKVNYHAVPRCIYTAPEIASVGLNERDAREHYGDIQIGEFSFTANGKALILGEQTGKVKVIVEPKYQEIVGISIIGPRATELIGQGTVMIHTEVTADIMRDYIAAHPTLSEAIHEALMQAVGHAVHA from the coding sequence ATGAGTAAACTAGTCGTTATTGGAGGCGGACCTGCTGGCTATGTAGCGGCAATTACCGCAGCTCAAAATAGAAAAGATGTCATTCTTATTGATGAAGCGGATCTTGGCGGGACTTGTTTAAATGTTGGGTGCATGCCTACGAAATCATTGTTAGAAAGTGCAGAAGTGCATGACATTGTGAGAAAAGCGAATCATTATGGAGTTACACTTAACACTGGAAGTATATCAATCGATTGGAAGCACATGCAGGCGAGGAAATCACAAATCGTATCGCAGCTCGTCCAAGGGATTCAATATTTAATGAAGAAAAATAAAATAAAAGTTATACAAGGTAAAGCGAAATTTGAAACGGATCATCGTGTCCGAGTTACATACGGTGATAAAGAAGAGGTAGTAGATGGAGAACAGTTCATTATAGCGGTAGGTTCAGAACCGACTGAATTACCCTTTGCTCCATTTGACGGAAAGTGGATTTTAAACAGCAGCCATGCAATGTCCATAGATCATATACCAAAATCATTATTAATCGTTGGCGGTGGTGTAATAGGATGCGAGTTTGCAAGTATTTATAGTCGTCTTGGAACAAAAGTTACGATTGTTGAAATGGCACCGCAACTATTACCTGGCGAAGATCAAGATATCGCAAATATATTAAGAGAGAAACTAGAAAATGATGGCGTAGAAATATTTACAGGAGCAGCTTTAAAAGGATTAAATAATTATAAGAAGCAGGCTTCATTTGAATACGAAGGAAGTATCCAAGAAATTAATCCAGAATTTGTTCTCGTTTCTGTAGGTCGAAAACCACGTGTACAACAATTAGATTTAGAAAAAGCAGGCATTCAATTTTCAAATAAAGGAATTTCTGTGAATGAACATATGCAAACGAATATATCACATATTTACGCAGCTGGTGATGTGATTGGTGGAATCCAGCTTGCTCATGTTGCCTTCCATGAAGGAACGACAGCAGCATTACATGCAAGTGGAGAAGATGTGAAAGTTAACTATCATGCCGTGCCTCGTTGTATATATACAGCTCCAGAAATCGCAAGTGTCGGTTTAAACGAAAGAGATGCGAGAGAGCATTATGGTGACATACAAATCGGAGAATTCTCTTTTACAGCGAATGGAAAAGCTCTTATTTTAGGAGAACAAACGGGCAAGGTAAAAGTCATTGTGGAACCTAAATATCAAGAAATTGTAGGGATTTCTATTATCGGTCCTCGTGCAACTGAACTGATCGGACAAGGAACTGTAATGATTCATACAGAAGTTACCGCTGATATTATGAGAGATTATATTGCGGCACACCCAACTTTATCTGAAGCGATTCATGAAGCGTTAATGCAAGCAGTAGGACATGCTGTACATGCTTAA
- a CDS encoding DUF3977 family protein: protein MKYIEIGIGNTWFVRTETENKDGTEFEERGIIKPIYFESLYVRMWFRKTCLIFDTKEGFKKVKKRRIEYKFIVGIVSRLDKEKVG from the coding sequence GTGAAGTATATTGAAATTGGTATTGGGAATACGTGGTTCGTTCGAACAGAAACCGAAAATAAAGATGGAACTGAATTTGAAGAACGAGGAATTATAAAACCTATTTATTTTGAGTCTTTATATGTACGAATGTGGTTTCGGAAAACGTGTTTAATTTTTGATACGAAAGAAGGGTTTAAAAAGGTTAAGAAGAGGAGGATTGAATATAAATTTATAGTTGGAATTGTAAGTAGACTGGATAAAGAAAAAGTGGGCTAA
- a CDS encoding Rrf2 family transcriptional regulator — translation MKYSKATNYALHTMLFLAKATPNKLVSVHQLAEMQNVSSTYLSKILTKLTKEGMIHSSSGPKGGYSLSHNWEDISFLDIIHAIEGKTSLFECCLHEKPGCLINEAMLAAEEKMEDELRNQKIVDLAKKIKVDF, via the coding sequence ATGAAATATTCTAAAGCTACAAATTATGCTCTTCATACAATGCTTTTTCTGGCAAAGGCAACACCAAATAAGTTAGTTAGCGTTCACCAATTAGCAGAAATGCAAAATGTTTCATCAACGTACTTGTCTAAAATACTAACTAAGTTAACAAAGGAAGGGATGATACATTCATCATCTGGTCCAAAAGGTGGATATTCGCTTAGTCATAATTGGGAAGATATTTCATTTTTAGATATTATACATGCGATTGAAGGTAAGACATCATTATTTGAATGTTGTTTACATGAAAAACCTGGATGTTTAATTAATGAAGCAATGCTCGCAGCAGAAGAGAAAATGGAAGATGAGTTACGAAATCAAAAAATCGTAGATCTTGCGAAAAAAATAAAAGTGGATTTTTAA
- a CDS encoding GNAT family N-acetyltransferase, translated as MIIKRQEFHINGLVYTIRSAAETDAEQLSKIRVQIDGETENMDREAGEGFIDKTGFQKIIKTDSESTKNLFLVAEVHNRIVGFSRCEGSNLKRLSHKVEFGVCILKEFWGYGMGKSLLRQSIHWADENEIKKISLQVLETNEKAIQLYKKLGFEVEGILRNDKRLSDGKYYNTVVMGRCI; from the coding sequence ATGATTATAAAAAGGCAAGAGTTTCACATAAATGGATTAGTTTATACAATTCGTTCTGCAGCTGAAACAGATGCAGAGCAGTTATCAAAAATTAGAGTTCAGATCGATGGAGAAACTGAAAATATGGATAGAGAAGCTGGAGAGGGATTTATAGATAAGACAGGGTTTCAAAAAATAATAAAAACAGATAGTGAATCGACGAAGAATCTGTTTTTAGTTGCAGAAGTGCACAATCGAATCGTTGGGTTTTCTAGATGCGAAGGGTCAAATTTGAAGAGATTATCTCATAAAGTAGAATTTGGTGTTTGTATTTTAAAAGAGTTTTGGGGATATGGAATGGGTAAGAGTCTATTGCGACAATCTATTCATTGGGCTGATGAAAATGAGATTAAAAAGATATCATTACAAGTATTAGAAACAAACGAAAAAGCCATTCAGCTTTATAAAAAATTAGGTTTTGAAGTAGAAGGTATTTTAAGAAATGATAAAAGGCTTTCGGATGGTAAGTATTATAATACGGTAGTAATGGGAAGGTGTATTTGA
- a CDS encoding NAD(P)/FAD-dependent oxidoreductase: MECIDCAVIGAGPAGLNASLVLGRARKQIALFDNKTNRNRVTQNSHGFITRDGIKPEEFKEIGLNELMKYPSVHYYEKTVVMITKQSTGLFEIETKDHTKYLAERVLLATGIQEEFPSIPNVREYYGKSLFSCPYCDGWELKDQPLIIISENEDYTLHMTKLVYNWSTDLVIATNGNELSQAIMDELSNKNIPVITEPIRALQGEEGYLKEVEFYSGLRIERAGGFIVPTFFRPNQFIEQLGCEPQSNGTFVIDDFGRTSEKNIYLAGETMIQGPSSLIIAASHGNKAAIAINSDITDERF; this comes from the coding sequence ATGGAATGTATAGACTGTGCAGTAATAGGAGCAGGGCCAGCTGGACTTAATGCAAGTTTAGTTTTAGGAAGAGCTCGTAAACAAATAGCGTTATTTGATAACAAAACGAATAGGAATCGTGTTACACAAAATTCTCACGGATTTATTACGCGTGACGGGATTAAACCTGAAGAGTTTAAGGAAATAGGCTTAAATGAATTGATGAAGTATCCATCGGTTCATTATTATGAAAAAACAGTTGTAATGATAACGAAACAATCCACTGGTTTATTTGAGATTGAAACAAAAGATCACACAAAATATTTGGCGGAAAGAGTTTTATTAGCGACGGGTATACAGGAAGAATTCCCATCAATTCCTAATGTTCGAGAATACTATGGAAAAAGCTTATTTAGCTGTCCGTATTGTGATGGATGGGAATTAAAAGATCAACCGCTCATTATTATTTCTGAAAACGAAGATTATACGTTGCATATGACAAAATTAGTTTATAATTGGTCTACCGATTTGGTAATCGCAACAAATGGTAATGAGCTAAGTCAGGCTATTATGGATGAACTGTCTAATAAAAATATACCTGTAATTACAGAACCTATACGTGCACTACAAGGCGAAGAAGGTTATTTAAAAGAAGTAGAGTTTTATTCAGGTTTACGGATTGAAAGGGCTGGAGGATTTATAGTACCTACTTTCTTTAGACCAAATCAATTTATAGAACAACTTGGTTGTGAACCACAAAGTAATGGAACTTTTGTAATTGATGATTTTGGACGTACTTCAGAAAAAAATATTTACTTAGCAGGAGAAACAATGATTCAAGGACCATCCTCATTAATTATTGCTGCGTCACATGGAAATAAAGCAGCAATAGCCATTAATAGTGATATTACGGATGAGCGGTTCTAA
- a CDS encoding DUF4085 family protein: MKYFNKDWYKEMQVSGFLTFLETLEEWEEMLRESEKVGIDYKQSLREDVEEKKEDLLKFLPKSLHPYIHDNTINSEYPTEKLKRLMLEWTKDYEKRMNDLEQAYIDNYNSIKEKLAQNVVQLHEYSLHDSVVKSVERRSEGTLIITLDCGGTFSEFDKLQVTFTGVTKCSIPENFEGAWWLCHEIDLAENGFELGILFDCPFREVKICAADVLLEER, encoded by the coding sequence TTGAAGTATTTTAATAAAGATTGGTATAAAGAAATGCAAGTGTCTGGATTTTTAACTTTTTTAGAAACATTAGAAGAATGGGAAGAGATGTTGCGAGAGAGCGAAAAGGTAGGAATAGATTATAAGCAAAGTTTGAGAGAAGACGTGGAAGAAAAGAAAGAAGATTTATTAAAGTTCCTCCCTAAATCACTGCATCCATACATTCATGACAATACAATTAATTCAGAATACCCAACGGAAAAATTAAAGAGACTTATGCTTGAGTGGACAAAAGATTATGAGAAAAGAATGAATGATTTAGAGCAAGCCTATATAGATAATTATAATTCTATAAAAGAAAAGCTCGCGCAGAATGTCGTTCAACTACATGAATACTCACTACATGACAGTGTAGTCAAATCAGTGGAGAGAAGATCAGAAGGTACGCTAATTATAACTTTAGATTGCGGTGGTACTTTCAGTGAATTTGATAAACTACAAGTAACTTTTACAGGAGTAACGAAATGTTCTATCCCAGAAAATTTTGAAGGTGCTTGGTGGTTATGTCATGAAATAGATCTTGCTGAAAACGGTTTTGAACTAGGGATTTTATTTGATTGTCCATTTAGAGAAGTAAAGATTTGCGCAGCCGATGTATTACTTGAAGAGAGATAA
- a CDS encoding dihydrolipoamide acetyltransferase family protein has protein sequence MAVEVVMPKLGMAMKEGFITTWNIKTGDHVAKGELIASINSEKIETEIEAPADGTVLDIAVSEDEGVPPGTVICYIGKPNERVEVHESTDVVEEKIPNLEPKKVQHPEPYAKEVAKQRIKISPVAKKIAKSENLDIKALVGTGPGGRITKVDVLKVLEERVTIPEILEQEESKVIPVTGIRKAIANRMHTSLQNSAQLTLTMKVDVTDLVALHKDIAEAVQKRYDNKLTITDFVSRAVVLALGEHKEMNSAYMDDAIHQFEHVYLGMAVALEKGLVVPAIRFANNLSLVELSKQIKNVAQKAREGNLSSDDMQGTTFTISNLGSFGIEYFTPVLNTPETGILGVGAIEHVPVYKGKKIKKGSMLPLSLTFDHRVLDGAPAAAFLRTIKRYLEEPVTILL, from the coding sequence ATGGCTGTAGAAGTTGTAATGCCGAAATTAGGTATGGCGATGAAAGAAGGTTTTATTACGACCTGGAATATTAAAACAGGCGATCATGTAGCAAAAGGTGAACTAATTGCTAGTATTAACTCGGAAAAAATCGAAACTGAAATAGAGGCACCAGCTGATGGAACTGTTCTTGATATAGCTGTAAGTGAAGATGAGGGAGTTCCACCTGGCACTGTAATTTGCTATATCGGTAAACCGAACGAAAGAGTCGAAGTCCATGAAAGTACAGATGTTGTAGAAGAAAAAATACCGAATCTAGAGCCGAAAAAGGTCCAACATCCAGAACCATATGCGAAAGAAGTAGCAAAACAAAGAATCAAAATTTCACCTGTAGCGAAGAAAATTGCAAAGTCTGAAAATCTAGATATCAAGGCATTAGTTGGTACAGGTCCTGGCGGAAGAATTACAAAGGTAGATGTATTAAAGGTGCTTGAAGAAAGAGTGACGATTCCAGAAATACTTGAACAAGAAGAAAGTAAAGTAATTCCGGTGACTGGTATAAGGAAAGCAATCGCAAACCGTATGCATACAAGTTTACAAAATAGTGCGCAATTAACATTAACGATGAAAGTAGATGTGACAGATTTAGTTGCTTTACATAAAGACATAGCGGAAGCTGTACAAAAACGATACGATAACAAACTAACCATTACGGATTTTGTTTCTCGTGCTGTAGTATTAGCGCTTGGGGAGCATAAAGAAATGAATAGCGCATATATGGATGATGCAATTCATCAATTTGAACATGTTTATTTAGGTATGGCAGTTGCATTAGAAAAAGGATTAGTCGTTCCAGCTATTCGCTTTGCTAATAATCTATCTTTAGTAGAGTTATCTAAACAAATTAAAAACGTTGCACAAAAAGCAAGAGAAGGTAATTTAAGTAGTGATGATATGCAAGGTACAACCTTTACAATTAGTAATTTAGGTAGCTTTGGGATTGAATATTTTACGCCAGTATTAAATACGCCGGAAACTGGTATTTTAGGTGTAGGTGCAATTGAGCATGTTCCAGTATATAAAGGAAAGAAAATAAAAAAAGGCAGTATGTTACCTTTAAGTTTAACATTTGATCATCGTGTATTAGATGGTGCACCAGCAGCTGCATTTTTACGCACAATTAAACGTTATTTAGAAGAACCTGTAACAATTCTTTTATAA
- a CDS encoding DeoR/GlpR family DNA-binding transcription regulator — MFTEERREKILELLKKDGRVIAKNLAESFDMSIDSIRRDLSIMEKDGLLKRTHGGAIELARVRDLPSERFERYQNASIYDDAIAKIAASYIQEGDSVFIGGSSIHYAMLKYLPETSFTVITNALEIASTLRDYKNIDTYLIGGKVKPSGNMTDTLASELISQFSIDLYFSTGGGISLNGISTATPEVAYFSKTVNKIARRNICLAPHNKLGIDYFIKGESLIEIDLFITDSETSKETIQEFEKQGKEIVIASIDCI, encoded by the coding sequence ATGTTTACTGAAGAGCGTAGAGAGAAAATTTTAGAGTTACTTAAGAAAGATGGAAGAGTAATTGCAAAGAATCTAGCGGAAAGTTTCGATATGTCTATCGATTCTATAAGAAGAGATTTGTCTATTATGGAGAAAGATGGCTTGTTAAAAAGAACGCATGGAGGTGCAATTGAACTTGCTAGAGTAAGGGATTTACCTTCCGAGCGATTTGAGCGTTATCAAAATGCTTCTATATATGACGATGCAATTGCAAAAATCGCAGCTTCTTATATACAAGAAGGAGATTCCGTTTTTATTGGGGGGTCTTCTATTCATTATGCTATGTTAAAATATTTGCCGGAAACATCATTTACGGTGATTACGAATGCTTTAGAAATTGCTAGTACGTTACGGGATTATAAGAACATTGATACGTACTTAATTGGTGGGAAGGTGAAACCATCAGGAAATATGACAGATACACTTGCCTCAGAATTGATAAGTCAATTCTCAATTGATCTGTATTTTTCTACAGGTGGCGGCATTTCATTGAATGGTATAAGTACCGCAACGCCTGAAGTTGCTTATTTTAGTAAAACAGTAAATAAGATTGCTAGAAGAAATATTTGTTTAGCTCCTCATAATAAACTTGGAATAGACTACTTTATAAAAGGAGAATCACTGATTGAAATTGACCTTTTCATAACAGATTCGGAGACTAGTAAAGAAACGATTCAAGAATTTGAGAAACAAGGTAAAGAGATTGTAATAGCATCAATAGACTGTATTTAA
- a CDS encoding YczI family protein → MNRILTIILAIIVMGYSMYSWNDASEQSMLILQTLLGFMLVSLGVQNFKNKENKSMGITLLLVALYLIVVSLIKYFA, encoded by the coding sequence ATGAATAGGATCTTAACGATTATACTTGCAATTATTGTAATGGGGTATTCCATGTATAGTTGGAATGATGCTTCGGAACAGAGTATGCTAATTTTACAAACGCTTTTAGGGTTTATGTTAGTTAGTTTAGGGGTGCAAAATTTTAAAAATAAAGAAAATAAAAGTATGGGTATCACTTTACTACTCGTTGCGTTATATTTAATTGTCGTATCATTAATAAAATATTTTGCATGA
- a CDS encoding SRPBCC domain-containing protein: MSFAIEIVIKAPMDVVCDYIIEDEKIKEWNTFIIENRYPSNMDKENPCVGDKYITVQKVGKKIFEAEVEILEYDAPHIISLGSEIKQGYSAMTYMLEEDAEGTALTLISEYEPSNFYYKMMYKLTGWISRGLTMEQMERLAECVEAAYHKED, from the coding sequence ATGAGTTTTGCAATTGAAATAGTAATAAAAGCACCAATGGATGTTGTATGTGACTACATAATAGAAGATGAAAAAATAAAAGAATGGAATACGTTTATAATAGAAAATCGCTATCCTTCAAATATGGATAAAGAGAATCCATGTGTAGGAGATAAATATATTACTGTTCAAAAAGTCGGTAAGAAAATATTCGAGGCAGAAGTAGAGATTCTTGAATACGATGCACCGCATATTATTTCACTAGGTAGTGAAATAAAGCAAGGTTATTCAGCAATGACTTATATGTTAGAAGAAGATGCGGAAGGTACAGCACTAACATTAATTTCAGAATATGAACCTAGTAATTTTTACTATAAAATGATGTATAAGTTAACAGGCTGGATTTCACGAGGTTTAACTATGGAACAAATGGAACGTCTAGCAGAATGTGTAGAAGCTGCTTATCATAAAGAAGATTAA